One region of Trichoderma breve strain T069 chromosome 7 map unlocalized scaffold00007, whole genome shotgun sequence genomic DNA includes:
- a CDS encoding yos1-like domain-containing protein, which translates to MLFLGNLVYVLCLLTNALAILSDDRFLARIGLSTSTYDPAFGAGADANSVKAKLVALIASVRMVMRPPLIIVNTLIILYELVLG; encoded by the exons ATGCTCTTCCTAGGCAATCTCGTCTACGTCCTCTGCCTCCTCACAAACGCCCTCGCCATCCTCTCCGACGACCGCTTCCTTGCACGTATCGGCCTCTCTACATCTACATATGATCCTGCCTTTGGCGCTGGCGCAGATGCGAATAGCGTCAAGGCCAAACTTGTCGCCCTGATCGCCAGTGTTCGCATGGTTATGCGAC CGCCATTGATTATAGTTAATACATTGATCATCCTTTACGAACTGGTACTGGGCTAG
- a CDS encoding gar1/Naf1 RNA binding region domain-containing protein, producing the protein MSGFQIPGLGQAKANEVLPPLPADLAIAAASAAEDSEMAGANPSTLETASSATEQPSEPVKDSTSDPDAMTIDKPESPPSLTHALEAALGGLDNPDANQQAPAPEAEQVPLQPDQSEHPEWEIDSSPYESSDSSSSDSSSDDDDSDNEGYEPLGIEETARLLMETEGGSDDEGDRGKASGSGYVRTKNELPDEIIPKPDVTITPEMAIEELGAIEHIVENIMLIKAFTPGEYQVLDSGSVLCNAEKVVIGVIAETIGKVLQPMYTVMFNTAEEVKELGLEVGTKIYYPVDHASYVFTEPLKNLKGSDASNLHDEEIADEEVEFSDDEKEAEYKRSLKQKKKDKWKSSGGKEGKQPHPLRQELSADGSLNYDEEDDGPYKPLARPVGFGAGPSSTETHEPSPRPGFSRGGRRGDSRGRGSRGRGSGRGGNQNPQAGVPATSSWNFNPVPPTNSVPSLPQFGFPLPGWPAQGQPAPSAVPPPPPGWPGSAQGQALMSQIQAQTGQSGWNGQVPPPPPPPQQ; encoded by the exons ATGTCCGGCTTCCAGATCCCCGGATTGGGCCAAGCAAAGGCGAATGAggtgctgccgccgcttCCAGCTGATCTCGCAATTGCCGCTGCGAGCGCCGCAGAAGACAGCGAGATGGCTGGCGCAAACCCATCCACGCTCGAAACAGCATCGTCTGCCACAGAGCAACCCAGCGAACCCGTCAAGGACAGCACCTCCGACCCAGATGCTATGACAATCGACAAGCCCGAGAGCCCGCCTTCTTTGACACACGCCCTAGAAGCAGCCCTTGGTGGCCTAGACAATCCTGATGCGAACCAACAGGCTCCCGCACCCGAAGCAGAGCAAGTTCCCTTACAACCCGACCAAAGCGAACACCCCGAATGGGAAATCGACTCATCTCCATACGAATCGTCAGACTCTAGCAGTTCTGACTCATCAtccgatgatgacgactcTGACAATGAAGGCTATGAACCTCTGGGCATCGAAGAAACAGCACGGCTTCTGATGGAGACAGAGGGTGGctctgatgatgagggagacAGAGGTAAGGCTTCTGGGTCTGGATATGTGCGGACAAAGAATGAGCTTCCCGACGAAATCATCCCCAAGCCGGACGTGACAATCACCCCCGAGATGGCAATCGAGGAGCTCGGTGCCATAGAGCATATTGTCGAAAATATCATGCTCATCAAGGCATTCACTCCCGGAGAATATCAAGTCTTGGACAGCGGATCTGTCTTGTGCAACGCAGAGAAGGTTGTCATCGGAGTCATCGCAGAGACGATAGGCAAAGTGTTGCAACCGATGTACACGGTAATGTTCAACACTGCAGAGGAGGTGAAAGAGCTTGGGTTGGAAGTCGGAACGAAGATATACTATCCTGTCGATCACGCATCGTACGTCTTCACTGAGCCTCTGAAGAATCTCAAGGGCTCCGACGCTAGCAACCTGCACGACGAGGAAAttgccgatgaagaagtcGAATTTTCAGATGACGAGAAGGAAGCAGAATACAAACGGTCattgaagcagaagaagaaggacaaatGGAAGAGCTCTGGTGGAAAGGAGGGTAAACAGCCTCACCCGCTGCGCCAGGAGCTGTCGGCAGATGGTAGCCTGAACtatgatgaggaggatgatggcccGTATAAGCCACTGGCTCGACCTGTTGGCTTTGGAGCAGGCCCCTCATCGACTGAGACTCATGAGCCTTCTCCTAGACCAGGATTCTCAAGAGGAGGTCGGAGAGGAGACTCTCGGGGTAGAGGCAGTCGTGGGAGAGGCTCTGGCCGTGGTG GCAACCAGAACCCTCAAGCAGGAGTGCCTGCGACCAGCTCATGGAACTTCAACCCTGTTCCACCCACCAACTCCgtgccatctcttcctcagTTTGGCTTCCCCCTTCCTGGGTGGCCAGCACAGGGCCAGCCAGCACCTTCTGCAGTACCGCCCCCGCCGCCAGGCTGGCCTGGATCTGCCCAAGGGCAGG CTTTGATGAGCCAGATTCAGGCACAAACCGGGCAGAGTGGGTGGAACGGCCAGGTcccaccgcctcctccgccacctCAGCAGTAA
- a CDS encoding phosphotransferase enzyme family domain-containing protein yields the protein MSEGLLTKDEGVKALMAYVNSGSAIGPVGKGKGVGYSLMKSSPTSFSWSTAIEDFEGSDTPVDRYLIKIDRRTKEFSTLEPIVLSERELADAVLAATGQHLSSWTRFADGSMSISYKVTVKEDPDVAYVVQIRHYASVASMDAFMTLISRTISPSVLPIPPVYPIPGELAKWFLPIYAGLSHEERLIFVQNLALAFSACWEIQLPEPRLIGELIASNVDGHITLRVRPDRQNGLGGPFHSVRDYLRAYIKCCLVLLENQQGIEEYKEKYLHRIRDFVNTRLHEIPAVVETVPIVGMHADMGPHNIIVSNQTPTEIQAIIDWEFLESAPYASLCREMEMFFRELAPNGFGPEYERADELREAFWSSIPNWKRWNESEATQTFLEWFRFGLFMKPEYRPKELIDEERDKFWVENIRVVESMLELNEASNA from the exons ATGTCTGAGGGCCTCCTTACTAAAGACGAGGGCGTGAAAGCCCTCATGGCCTACGTCAACTCCGGTTCCGCAATCGGGCCTgtgggaaagggaaagggggtCGGTTACTCTCTCATGAAGTCGTCACCAACCTCTTTCTCCTGGTCGACAGCAATCGAGGACTTTGAGGGATCCGACACTCCTGTTGATCGTTATCTGATAAAGATTGATAGACGAACCAAGGAATTTAGCACCCTAGAGCCCATTGTGCTCTCCGAAAGGGAACTTGCGGATGCAGTGCTTGCGGCGACAGGCCAGCATCTGTCTTCTTGGACCAGATTCGCCGATGGCTCGATGAGTATCTCTTACAAGGTCACTGTCAAAGAAGATCCTGACGTGGCATACGTGGTGCAGATACGCCATTATGCTTCCGTTGCTTCTATGGACGCGTTCATGACGTTAATTTCGAGAACCATCAGTCCCAGCGTCTTGCCTATACCGCCAGTATACCCGATACCAGGAGAATTG GCCAAGTGGTTTTTACCGATTTACGCCGGATTGTCGCATGAAGAAAGACTCATTTTTGTACAAAATCTGGCACTCGCCTTCTCGGCTTGTTGGGAAATCCAACTACCAGAACCTCGATTGATTGGCGAGCTAATTGCATCTAATGTCGACGGTCATATCACTCTGCGAGTCAGACCTGATCGACAGAATGGACTTGGCGGTCCATTCCATTCAGTGCGTGACTATCTCCGCGCGTATATCAAATGctgccttgtccttctcgAAAATCAACAAGGCATTGAAGAGTACAAAGAGAAATATCTTCATCGCATAAGAGACTTCGTCAATACCCGTTTGCATGAGATACCAGCCGTCGTCGAGACAGTCCCCATTGTCGGCATGCATGCAGATATGGGTCCTCACAACATCATTGTGTCGAACCAGACACCCACAGAGATCCAAGCGATTATCGATTGGGAATTTTTAGAGAGCGCTCCATATGCTTCACTCTGCCGGGAAATGGAGATGTTTTTCCGTGAGCTTGCTCCCAATGGATTCGGTCCAGAGTATGAACGTGCCGATGAATTACGCGAGGCCTTTTGGAGCAGTATACCCAACTGGAAGCGATGGAATGAGAGCGAGGCTACGCAAACATTCTTAGAGTGGTTTAGATTCGGCCTGTTCATGAAACCGGAATACAGACCAAAAGAGCTAATCGATGAGGAGAGGGACAAATTTTGGGTGGAGAATATTCGAGTTGTTGAAAGCATGCTCGAATTGAATGAGGCAAGCAACGCCTAA
- a CDS encoding alg9-like mannosyltransferase family domain-containing protein, with amino-acid sequence MAPKTTTKDKEKSEKVSSSKSSSRRERERDRDRATPAAYEHPDASHAKKKRPSAYSIKPISAFYLFFSASMIAALFAPIQDCDETFNYWEPAHYLSHGYGLQTWEYSPDYAIRSWLYIALHAVVGNVRRILPQSTKVSEFYFIRYGLALLCAICQTILYQGISLALNARIGVVFLVATILSPGNFHASAAFLPSSFAMYMGMLGAASFMNWRGGLKTWQGITWFAVAGVLGWPFAAALSAPYLLEELILVLFSDRTSFIEALIRLIRGVIAGLLVLFSDFLINLFFYKKSVVVSWNIVKYNIFSKTGGPDLYGTEPWTFYFKNLALNFNKTFSRTSQNLSSGLRTVVFVAPFYMWLGIFTAQPHKEERFMYPAYPFLALNAAISVHIILYTLGSSNTTTLIGKISGRLKLLVVGLVLLLSVNVSVARIYGIYSAYSAPLKIYTPLWGDGSGNTFGAEEDNICFGKEWYRFPTSYFLPRNMHAKFLRSEFRGLLPGEFSEAGTGFGFWSGTWLPTKGLNDRNEEDAGKYVEPRMCSFLVDTQYPLRGKKSVSRREPDYIADKNHWEVVKCVEFLDAANTHLLARTLWIPEIDAVPEKYRRKWGRHCLLQRKKRSASMWMSPGQMMMG; translated from the exons ATGGCGCCCAAAACTACtaccaaggacaaggagaaatCCGAGAAGGTGTCGTCGTCAAAGTCTAGCTCcagaagggagagggagagagacagagacagggCCACTCCCGCGGCCTACGAGCATCCCGATGCCAGCcatgcaaagaaaaa GCGGCCAAGTGCATATAGCATTAAGCCCATATCGGCCTTTTACCTCTTTTTCAGCGCCAGCATGATTGCGGCCCTGTTTGCGCCAATTCAGGATTGTGACGAGACGTTCAATTACTGGGAGCCGGCACATTATCTCTCACATGGCTATGGCCTGCAGACCTGGGAGTACTCACCAGACTATGCCATCCGAAGCTGGCTTTACATAGCACTTCATGCCGTTGTGGGCAATGTCCGCAGAATACTACCCCAGTCTACCAAG GTTTCCGAATTTTACTTCATTCGCTATGGTCTGGCCCTCCTTTGTGCTATTTGCCAGACCATCCTCTACCAAGGCATCAGCCTAGCTCTCAATGCTAGAATTGGCGTCGTCTTCCTTGTCGCCACCATCCTGAGTCCAGGAAACTTCCATGCGAGCGCAGCTTTCTTGCCTTCCAGCTTTGCCATGTACATGGGAATGCTAGGCGCTGCATCATTCATGAACTGGCGGGGTGGTCTAAAGACATGGCAAGGCATAACTTGGTTCGCCGTGGCTGGCGTTCTTGGCTGGCCCTTTGCTGCCGCCCTCTCTGCGCCGTATCTCCTTGAAGAGCTCATTCTGGTCCTGTTCAGCGACAGAACCTCTTTTATCGAAGCTCTTATCCGACTCATCCGTGGTGTCATCGCTGGTCTTCTGGTTTTG TTTTCCGACTTTCTCATCAACCTGTTCTTTTACAAGAAGTCGGTGGTTGTCTCGTGGAACATTGTCAAATacaacatcttctccaaaacTGGTGGCCCTGATCTTTACGGAACTGAGCCCTGGACCTTTTATTTCAAGAATCTGGCGTTGAACTTCAAC AAGACCTTCTCCAGGACCTCACAGAACCTATCCAGCGGGCTACGTACTGTTGTTTTCGTCGCGCCCTTTTACATGTGGCTAGGAATCTTCACCGCGCAGCCACacaaggaagagagattcATGTATCCGGCCTACCCCTTCCTCGCCCTCAACGCCGCGATATCGGTGCACATTATCCTGTATACTCTTGGATCTTCAAATACCACGACGTTGATTGGAAAGATCTCAGGCCGTCTCAAGCTTCTCGTTGTcggccttgttctcctcctctccgtcaACGTCAGCGTTGCACGCATCTACGGCATATACTCTGCGTATTCGGCCCCTCTGAAGATCTATACTCCGCTTTGGGGAGATGGATCGGGGAATACGTttggagcagaagaagacaataTCTGCTTCGGAAAAGAATGGTATCGCTTCCCAACATCCTACTTCCTCCCGCGTAATATGCATGCCAAATTCCTGCGTTCCGAGTTCCGTGGCCTGTTGCCTGGCGAGTTTTCTGAAGCTGGTACTGGCTTCGGCTTCTGGAGCGGCACTTGGCTGCCAACAAAGGGTCTGAATGACCGTAACGAAGAAGATGCGGGCAAGTACGTCGAGCCTCGCATGTGCTCTTTCCTCGTGGATACCCAATATCCCCTCAGGGGAAAGAAATCGGTGTCCCGCAGAGAGCCAGATTACATTGCAGACAAGAACCACTGGGAGGTCGTCAAGTGTGTCGAGTttctcgacgccgccaacaCGCATCTCTTGGCACGGACGCTGTGGATTCCCGAAATCGACGCCGTCCCCGAAAAGTACAGACGAAAGTGGGGAAGACACTGTCTTCTCCAGCGCAAGAAGAGGTCCGCTAGCATGTGGATGTCTCCTggccagatgatgatgggctAA
- a CDS encoding snoaL-like domain-containing protein, whose amino-acid sequence MSSQEGRPPYPPFTAETAQKKVKAAQDAWNTRNPDGVKMAYTPDSIWRNRDQFLQGRDAIKEFLTKKWERENGYRLRKELFAFTDNKIAVQFWYEWYDEAGQWWRTYGLEDWTFAENGLMRKRQMSGNDVKISDDERWFKDGVDVNEVDISEKHW is encoded by the exons ATGTCGTCTCAAGAAGGAAGACCACCCTACCCACCGTTCACAGCTGAAACAGCGCAGAAGAAGGTCAAAGCAGCCCAAGATGCATGGAATACCAG AAATCCCGATGGTGTAAAAATGGCTTACACGCCGGACTCAATCTGGCGCAACCGTGACCAGTTTCTGCAGGGTAGAgacgccatcaaggaatTTTTGACCAAGAAgtgggagagagaaaacggCTACCGACTACGCAAGGAACTTTTCGCTTTTACGGATAACAAGATTGCTGTGCAATTCTGGTATGAGTGGTATGATGAGGCGGGCCAGTGGTGGCGAACGTACGGTCTTGAAGACTGGACATTTGCGGAGAATGGATTGATGAGAAAGCGACAGATGAGCGGCAATGATGTTAAGATTTCTGATGATGAGCGGTGGTTTAAAGACGGCGTTGATGTAAATGAGGTGGATATCTCTGAGAAACATTGGTAG
- a CDS encoding peptidase family m28 domain-containing protein, translating into MKFLQTSLIAAALPAALVSGRFVIENEGDNVQLDEPAKYLIELSPGETQWVTEEDKWDLRRNGQNFMDITDTQELGTLRARTQSQASVAFPDKCVKQKEVGELAGHLTKDGMRRNLEKLTSFHTRYYKSDYGRQSSEWVLERINGIIKDAGAEDTVTAEHFGHSWPQSSVIARIPGKTNTTVIIGAHQDSINLWLPSILGAPGADDDGSGTVTIMEVFHTLLKAKDVVGGSAPNTVEFHWYSAEEGGLLGSQAIFQSYEKEGRDVKAMLQQDMTGFVQGTEDAGKPESVGVITDFVHPGLTAFIKKVIEEYCSIPWVETKCGYACSDHASASKAGYPSAFVIESAFENSDQHIHGTDDLIKYLSFDHMLEHAKMTLGLVYELAYHDFSSKEVEEPSEL; encoded by the exons ATGAAGTTCCTACAAACCTCTCTTATCGCGGCCGCCCTGCCTGCTGCCCTCGTCAGCGGTCGCTTCGTCATCGAGAACGAGGGCGACAATGTTCAGCTCGACGAGCCGGCCAAGTACCTCATCGAGCTGAGCCCTGGCGAGACACAATGGGTTACTGAGGAGGACAAGTGGGATCTTAGACGT AACGGCCAAAACTTCATGGACATCACCGACACACAAGAGTTGGGCACTCTCCGCGCTCGGACCCAGAGCCAAGCTTCCGTCGCGTTTCCCGACAAGTGCGTCAAGCAGAAGGAGGTTGGTGAGCTGGCCGGCCACCTGACCAAGGACGGCATGCGCAGGAATCTCGAGAAGCTGACGAGCTTCCACACCCGATACTACAAGTCCGACTACGGCCGGCAGTCATCAGAATGGGTCTTGGAGAGGATCAACGGTATCatcaaggatgctggcgcTGAAGACACCGTTACTGCGGAGCACTTCGGCCACTCATGGCCGCAGAGCTCGGTCATTGCGAGAATCCCTGGCAAGACCAACACCACTGTCATCATTGGTGCTCACCAGGATTCCATCAACCTGTGGCTCCCCTCAATTCTGGGTGCTCCTGgcgccgacgacgatggaAGTGGCACGGTTACCATCATGGAAGTATTCCACACGCTGCTTAAGGCTAAAGACGTTGTCGGCGGGTCTGCACCCAACACTGTCGAATTCCACTGGTACAGCGCTGAGGAGGGTGGTCTCCTGGGCAGCCAAGCCATCTTCCAGTCATACGAGAAAGAGGGCCGCGATGTCAAGGCTATGCTTCAGCAGGACATGACTGGCTTTGTCCAGGGAACTGAGGACGCAGGCAAGCCAGAGAGCGTTGGCGTTATCACCGACTTTGTCCACCCTGGCCTCACTGCTTTCATCAAGAAGGTCATCGAGGAG TACTGCAGCATTCCCTGGGTGGAGACCAAGTGCGGCTATGCTTGCTCTGACCACGCCTCTGCGTCAAAGGCCGGTTACCCTTCGGCCTTTGTTATCGAGTCTGCATTCGAGAACTCGGACCAGCACATCCACGGCACCGACGATCTCATCAAGTATTTGTCTTTTGACCACATGCTTGAGCACGCCAAGATGACTTTGGGCTTGGTCTACGAGCTCGCATACCACGACTTTTCTTCaaaggaggttgaggagccATCAGAATTGTAA
- a CDS encoding nmrA-like family domain-containing protein produces the protein MAQKRILVIGGTGAQGFAVVKALVEAKDPFIVRVLSRNPDSEGVRETFKNYPQVELVKGSFMDFDSVERALQDCYGVFVNTDGFTVNEPDELWAGVRIFEIANTIPTLRHFVYSSIDYYLRLTNFDHKFAAHHTNGKGRVHTYLDGMTSPAHPDSKLVWSVLITGPYNEDLIGGPYVPHIAADGTRVFRFPLGDGYIPFMTLQDCGAFALHMFQNREEWSGKTLLATSHFSTGKEIAETLSRVAGVKARYENITVQEWVDTLPYADAPVSSMYPDGITVGQNFSMWWPGFANSILKNEGTRDLAEMKRINPNLQSLEDWIRESKWDGTARQVLKGFKDGGITAEMQQPKAE, from the exons ATGGCTCAGAAGCGAATTCTCGTTATTGGTGGAACCGGCGCCCAGGGTTTTGCAGTCGTCAAGGCTCTTGTCGAGGCAAAGGATCCCTTCATCGTTCGCGTGCTGTCACGCAATCCAGATTCTGAGGGCGTTAGAGAGACTTTCAAGAACTACCCCCAGgttgagctcgtcaaggGTTCATTCATGGATTTTGATTCCGTCGAGAGAGCTCTTCAAGACTGCTACGGCGTCTTTGTCAACACTGATG GCTTCACTGTCAACGAGCCGGACGAGCTTTGGGCTGGCGTCCGCATCTTTGAGATTGCAAACACCATCCCAACTCTTCGCCATTTCGTTTATAGCAGCATCGACTACTACCTCCGTCTGACCAACTTTGACCACAAGTTCGCAGCGCACCACACCAATGGCAAAGGTCGTGTTCATACTTATCTGGACGGTATGACTTCGCCCGCGCACCCTGACTCCAAGCTTGTGTGGTCAGTCCTCATCACCGGTCCTTACAATGAGGATCTCATCGGCGGACCTTATGTGCCACACATTGCCGCCGACGGCACTCGTGTCTTCCGCTTCCCCTTGGGCGACGGATACATTCCCTTCATGACACTTCAAGACTGCGGTGCCTTTGCGCTTCACATGTTCCAGAACCGCGAAGAGTGGTCCGGCAAGACTCTCCTCGCGACCAGCCACTTTTCCACTGGCAAAGAAATCGCCGAGACTCTGTCCCGTGTTGCCGGCGTCAAGGCCCGCTACGAAAACATCACTGTCCAGGAATGGGTTGATACTTTGCCCTATGCCGATGCCCCCGTGTCGAGCATGTATCCCGACGGAATCACGGTGGGACAAAACTTTAGCATGTGGTGGCCCGGCTTCGCAAACAGCATTTTGAAGAACGAGGGCACGCGAGACttggctgagatgaagcGGATCAACCCCAATCTCCAAAGTCTCGAGGATTGGATTCGTGAGTCTAAGTGGGATGGAACTGCGCGTCAAGTGTTGAAGGGCTTCAAGGATGGAGGCATCACGGCGGAAATGCAGCAGCCCAAGGCAGAGTGA